In Streptomyces sp. RFCAC02, the following proteins share a genomic window:
- a CDS encoding MsnO8 family LLM class oxidoreductase encodes MSGEDGEVAGVLRSVRWSVLDRALIRRGSTPAGVLRETVALAREVEALGLHRFWVAEHHGVPGIAGSAPTVLAAAVASATGRIRVGTGGVMLPNHRPLVVAEQFGVLESLFPGRIDMGLGRSVGFVGAVRDALGAGREEAERFGELIDELLGYFTGGGSVRALPAEGLRVPPFVLATGSGADIAAARGLPLVIARMADESRTLAAIDRYRAAFVPGAHGERPYVVVAVNAAVAASDEEAALRQVPEAWATARSRTLGVFPPLEPPGEILARAMTDRERRYYEEARAGALRGDERRMAGVLAGLAGRTGADEILLTLSAFEPRDRLDTVRRVARAAGLTAAR; translated from the coding sequence GTGAGCGGAGAAGACGGAGAAGTCGCCGGTGTCCTGCGGTCGGTGCGCTGGTCGGTCCTCGACCGTGCCCTGATCCGGCGGGGCAGCACGCCGGCCGGCGTGCTGCGGGAGACCGTCGCCCTGGCGCGGGAGGTGGAGGCCCTCGGGCTGCACCGGTTCTGGGTGGCCGAGCACCATGGTGTGCCGGGCATCGCCGGGTCCGCGCCGACCGTGCTCGCGGCGGCCGTCGCGTCGGCCACGGGGCGCATCCGGGTGGGGACGGGCGGCGTGATGCTGCCGAACCACCGACCGCTCGTCGTGGCGGAACAGTTCGGCGTGCTGGAGTCCCTCTTCCCCGGCCGGATCGACATGGGCCTCGGCCGGTCGGTCGGCTTCGTCGGCGCCGTGCGCGACGCCCTCGGGGCGGGCAGGGAGGAGGCCGAGCGGTTCGGGGAGCTGATCGACGAACTGCTCGGGTACTTCACGGGCGGCGGATCCGTGCGCGCGCTGCCCGCCGAAGGGCTGCGGGTGCCGCCGTTCGTCCTGGCCACGGGCTCGGGCGCGGACATCGCGGCGGCACGGGGGCTGCCGCTCGTGATCGCGCGGATGGCCGACGAGAGCCGGACGCTCGCGGCGATCGACCGCTACCGGGCCGCCTTCGTGCCCGGTGCCCACGGCGAGCGGCCCTACGTCGTCGTCGCGGTGAACGCCGCCGTCGCCGCGAGCGACGAGGAGGCGGCGCTGCGGCAGGTGCCCGAGGCGTGGGCCACGGCGCGGTCGCGGACGCTCGGAGTGTTTCCGCCGCTGGAGCCGCCCGGCGAGATCCTCGCCCGCGCCATGACCGACCGGGAGCGCCGGTACTACGAGGAGGCGCGGGCGGGCGCCCTCCGCGGCGACGAGCGGCGGATGGCCGGGGTCCTCGCCGGTCTCGCCGGCCGCACGGGGGCCGACGAGATCCTCCTCACGCTCTCCGCCTTCGAGCCGCGCGACCGCCTGGACACCGTGCGCCGTGTCGCGCGCGCGGCGGGCCTCACCGCCGCGCGCTGA
- a CDS encoding DUF4239 domain-containing protein → MSDWLALTVIIVATCGVVLFAVVLRQRRAGADDDPSQTPDVIEYMTMMLGVVYAIVLGLAIAGVWEARGEAEEWVRQEAQALHEMDERADVFPPDVRDAIRADIHAYVSHATGEEWTVLRDEGSLTEEGDRLLDALRATVTGREPETVREVESYQGLVDQAAAVDEARAGRLSSAEPTMPVEVWIGLLTGAVVVVGMIFALQIQRSARELALAGLFSAMIAFLLFLVWHFDAPYARAISDATEPFAAFFPGIAGSS, encoded by the coding sequence GTGTCCGACTGGCTCGCCCTGACCGTCATCATCGTCGCGACGTGCGGCGTCGTCCTGTTCGCCGTCGTCCTGCGCCAGCGCAGGGCCGGCGCCGACGACGACCCCTCGCAGACCCCCGACGTCATCGAGTACATGACGATGATGCTGGGCGTCGTCTACGCCATCGTCCTCGGCCTCGCCATCGCGGGCGTGTGGGAGGCCCGCGGCGAGGCCGAGGAGTGGGTCCGTCAGGAGGCCCAGGCCCTCCACGAGATGGACGAGCGCGCCGACGTCTTCCCCCCGGACGTGCGCGACGCCATCCGCGCCGACATCCACGCGTACGTCTCCCACGCCACCGGCGAGGAGTGGACCGTGCTGCGCGACGAGGGCTCGCTCACCGAGGAGGGCGACCGCCTGCTCGACGCGCTGCGTGCGACCGTCACCGGTCGCGAGCCGGAGACGGTCCGCGAGGTCGAGTCGTACCAGGGCCTGGTGGACCAGGCGGCGGCCGTGGACGAGGCGCGGGCCGGCCGGCTGTCGAGTGCCGAGCCGACGATGCCGGTCGAGGTCTGGATCGGCCTCCTCACCGGCGCGGTGGTCGTCGTCGGGATGATCTTCGCGCTGCAGATCCAGCGGTCGGCGCGGGAGCTCGCGCTCGCGGGGCTGTTCAGCGCGATGATCGCGTTCCTGCTGTTCCTCGTGTGGCACTTCGACGCGCCGTACGCCCGGGCCATCTCGGACGCGACCGAACCGTTCGCCGCCTTCTTCCCCGGCATCGCGGGGTCGTCCTGA
- a CDS encoding peptidoglycan recognition family protein: MPQRSGSVPSSRPSRRALLRGGAAAAAAGTALAVAAGHALAGQRGGRADGGAEAPVGTLDYPWSEWVPASPSNYTVANRPAAYPIEYVVIHVAQETFADTLAIFSDPSAEVSSHYVVASDDGRVAQCVEEKNIAWHAGNWSYNTRSVGIEHEGWVDEPRWFTDALYEGSARLTAHLCSTYGIPVTRAHIIGHNEVPGATHTDPGPLWDWDRYIALVQAADPS, encoded by the coding sequence ATGCCCCAGCGCTCCGGTTCCGTCCCGTCCAGCCGCCCGTCCCGCCGCGCCCTGCTGCGCGGTGGCGCGGCCGCCGCAGCGGCAGGCACCGCTCTGGCCGTGGCGGCCGGGCACGCGCTGGCCGGCCAGCGCGGTGGCCGCGCCGACGGCGGGGCGGAGGCGCCCGTCGGCACCCTGGACTACCCGTGGTCGGAGTGGGTCCCCGCCTCCCCCTCCAACTACACGGTGGCGAACCGGCCCGCGGCCTACCCCATCGAGTACGTCGTGATCCACGTCGCGCAGGAGACGTTCGCCGACACGCTCGCGATCTTCTCCGACCCGTCCGCCGAGGTGTCGTCGCACTACGTCGTCGCCTCGGACGACGGCCGGGTCGCGCAGTGCGTGGAGGAGAAGAACATCGCCTGGCACGCGGGCAACTGGTCGTACAACACCCGCAGCGTCGGCATCGAGCACGAGGGCTGGGTGGACGAGCCGCGGTGGTTCACGGACGCCCTGTACGAGGGTTCCGCACGCCTGACGGCCCATCTGTGCTCGACCTACGGCATCCCCGTGACGCGGGCACACATCATCGGCCACAACGAGGTCCCCGGCGCGACGCACACGGACCCCGGTCCGCTGTGGGACTGGGACCGGTACATCGCCCTCGTGCAGGCAGCCGACCCCTCGTGA
- a CDS encoding ROK family transcriptional regulator: MRQHNLARVLHTVAAAGPLSRADVAARIGLTRAAVSTLVDELLRGGLLQERGPGRSGTVGRPGTQLLASDRGPCGIGAEIGVDHLAVCVMDLRGTVRVRADHEARNQGSDPAAVLATLGGMLRGAVERAARADLRPAGLAVAVPGLVLRDTATVLRAPNLGWHDSDLADLLPPGLGPLTVENEASLGALAELWSGPPIPDRDSFIHVSAEIGIGAAVVVDGELLRGAHGFAGELGHVPVRPDGPPCTCGGRGCLEVYAGEDAVLRAAGIEPGPGVRMAALTARCEAGDRIALRAVTRAGTALGIALSGAVNLLDPRRVVIGGSLARLAPWLLPPVGRELTRRTAVAAGGRTTPVPVTASPLGPDGPLIGAARSAVQAALDAPGTLLAG; this comes from the coding sequence ATGCGGCAGCACAACCTGGCGCGCGTCCTGCACACCGTGGCCGCGGCGGGGCCGCTGTCCCGTGCCGACGTGGCGGCCCGCATCGGCCTCACCCGGGCAGCGGTCTCCACCCTCGTCGACGAGCTGCTGCGGGGCGGCCTGCTGCAGGAACGCGGCCCCGGCAGGTCCGGCACGGTCGGGCGGCCCGGCACACAGCTCCTCGCGTCCGACCGGGGGCCGTGCGGCATCGGTGCCGAGATCGGCGTCGACCACCTGGCCGTCTGCGTCATGGACCTGCGCGGCACCGTCCGCGTGCGCGCCGACCACGAGGCGCGCAACCAGGGCAGCGACCCGGCGGCCGTCCTCGCCACGCTCGGCGGCATGCTGCGCGGCGCGGTGGAGCGGGCGGCCCGCGCGGACCTGCGTCCGGCCGGCCTCGCCGTCGCCGTCCCCGGCCTGGTGCTCAGGGACACCGCGACCGTGCTGCGCGCCCCCAACCTCGGCTGGCACGACAGCGACCTGGCCGACCTGCTGCCGCCCGGGCTCGGCCCCCTCACCGTGGAGAACGAGGCCAGCCTCGGCGCGCTCGCCGAGCTGTGGTCCGGCCCCCCGATACCGGACCGGGACAGCTTCATCCACGTCTCGGCCGAGATCGGCATCGGCGCCGCCGTCGTCGTCGACGGCGAGCTCCTGCGCGGCGCCCACGGCTTCGCCGGCGAACTCGGCCACGTACCGGTCCGCCCCGACGGCCCGCCGTGCACCTGCGGCGGGCGCGGCTGCCTGGAGGTGTACGCCGGGGAGGACGCCGTCCTGCGGGCGGCGGGCATCGAGCCGGGTCCCGGCGTCCGGATGGCCGCCCTGACGGCCCGCTGCGAGGCCGGTGACCGGATCGCGCTGCGGGCCGTGACCCGCGCGGGCACCGCCCTCGGCATCGCCCTGTCCGGCGCCGTCAACCTGCTCGATCCGCGCCGCGTCGTCATCGGCGGCAGCCTCGCCCGGCTCGCGCCCTGGCTCCTGCCGCCGGTCGGGCGCGAACTGACCCGCCGCACCGCCGTCGCCGCGGGCGGGCGCACGACTCCGGTCCCGGTCACCGCGTCGCCCCTCGGCCCCGACGGCCCCCTCATCGGCGCCGCGCGCTCCGCCGTACAGGCCGCCCTGGACGCGCCCGGCACCCTGCTCGCGGGCTGA
- the xylB gene encoding xylulokinase, whose amino-acid sequence MAVPDGPLVIGVDSSTQSTKVLVVDAATGRVVARGSAPNVVTPERDSDPEQWWQALTAAVEQCGPAAAQAAAVAVAGQQHGLVTLDADGRPVRNALLWNDTRSAPQRDRLLADLGGPAAWAERTGSVPAASFTVTKWAWLRENEPEAAAATRAVRLPHDYLTGRLTGQEVTGGTTDRGDASGSGWWSSAAQDYDAEILGHVGLDPALLPRVVPAGEAAGTVRPGLPLPPGIPVAAGTGDNMAGALGLGLTPGAPVLSLGTSGTVYAVSRRRPADPSGIVAGFADAGDAWLPLACTLNCTLAVDRFAALLGRDREAVEAGGEVTVLPFLDGERTPDLPYATGLLHGLTHATTGGQILQAAYDGAVFALLQALDLVLDDDAAPDAPILLIGGGARGTAWRDTVRRLSGRPVRIPRADELVALGAAAQAAGLLLGHDAAAVARGWDTAAGTDLPAVERDDAARERLAAALTDAGALLRRR is encoded by the coding sequence ATGGCCGTACCAGACGGTCCCCTTGTCATCGGCGTGGACAGCTCCACGCAGTCCACCAAGGTGCTGGTGGTCGACGCCGCCACCGGCCGGGTCGTCGCGCGCGGCTCGGCGCCGAACGTCGTCACCCCGGAGCGTGACAGCGACCCCGAGCAGTGGTGGCAGGCCCTGACCGCTGCGGTCGAGCAGTGCGGTCCCGCGGCCGCGCAGGCCGCCGCCGTCGCGGTGGCCGGGCAGCAGCACGGCCTGGTCACCCTGGACGCGGACGGCCGTCCCGTCCGCAACGCCCTGTTGTGGAACGACACCCGCTCCGCGCCCCAGCGCGACCGGCTCCTCGCCGACCTCGGCGGCCCCGCGGCCTGGGCGGAGCGCACCGGCAGCGTGCCGGCCGCCTCGTTCACGGTCACGAAGTGGGCCTGGCTGCGCGAGAACGAACCGGAGGCCGCGGCCGCCACCCGCGCGGTGCGGCTGCCCCACGACTACCTCACGGGCCGGCTCACCGGCCAGGAGGTCACCGGCGGCACCACCGACCGCGGCGACGCGTCCGGCAGCGGCTGGTGGTCGTCGGCCGCCCAGGACTACGACGCGGAGATCCTCGGCCACGTCGGCCTCGACCCGGCGCTGCTCCCCCGCGTCGTCCCCGCCGGCGAGGCCGCGGGCACCGTCCGCCCCGGCCTGCCGCTGCCGCCCGGCATCCCGGTGGCCGCCGGCACGGGCGACAACATGGCGGGCGCGCTCGGTCTCGGCCTCACCCCCGGCGCGCCCGTCCTCAGCCTCGGCACCTCGGGCACCGTATACGCCGTCTCCCGCCGGCGCCCCGCCGATCCCAGCGGAATCGTGGCCGGCTTCGCCGACGCCGGCGACGCCTGGCTGCCGCTCGCCTGCACCCTGAACTGCACGCTGGCCGTCGACCGCTTCGCCGCCCTCCTGGGCCGCGACCGGGAGGCCGTGGAGGCGGGCGGCGAGGTCACCGTCCTGCCGTTCCTCGACGGCGAACGCACCCCCGACCTGCCGTACGCCACCGGTCTGCTCCACGGCCTGACCCACGCGACGACCGGCGGGCAGATCCTCCAGGCCGCCTACGACGGCGCCGTTTTCGCACTCCTCCAGGCACTCGACCTGGTGCTGGACGACGACGCCGCCCCCGACGCCCCGATCCTGCTCATCGGCGGCGGCGCACGCGGCACCGCATGGCGCGACACGGTCCGCCGCCTCTCGGGGCGCCCCGTCCGCATCCCGCGCGCCGACGAACTGGTCGCCCTCGGCGCCGCGGCCCAGGCGGCCGGTCTGCTGCTGGGACACGACGCGGCGGCCGTCGCCCGCGGCTGGGACACCGCCGCCGGCACCGACCTCCCCGCCGTCGAACGGGACGACGCCGCCCGCGAACGCCTGGCCGCCGCCCTCACGGACGCCGGCGCGCTCCTGCGGCGCCGCTGA
- the xylA gene encoding xylose isomerase — MSYQPTPADKFSFGLWTVGWQGRDPFGDATRPALDPAESVTRLAELGAWGVTFHDDDLIPFGASQSEREGHIKRFRQALDATGLVVPMATTNLFTHPVFKDGGFTANDRDVRRYALRKTMRNIDLAAELGAETYVAWGGREGAESGAAKDVRAALDRFKEAFDLLAEYVVSKGYDLRFALEPKPNEPRGDILLPTVGHALAFIERLERPEMFGVNPEVGHEQMAGLNFPHGIAQALWAGKLFHIDLNGQSGIKYDQDLRFGAGDLRSAFWLVDLLESAGYEGPRHFDFKPPRTEDFDGVWASAAGCMRNYLILKERAAAFRADPAVQEALAAARLDELATPTLAEGETPEALLADRSAFEDFDPEAAAARGMAFEALDQLAMDHLLGARG, encoded by the coding sequence ATGTCATACCAGCCCACTCCCGCCGACAAGTTCAGCTTCGGTCTGTGGACCGTCGGCTGGCAGGGCCGTGACCCCTTCGGGGACGCGACCCGCCCGGCCCTCGACCCGGCCGAGTCCGTCACCCGCCTCGCCGAGCTGGGCGCGTGGGGCGTCACCTTCCACGACGACGACCTGATCCCGTTCGGCGCCTCGCAGTCCGAGCGCGAGGGCCACATCAAGCGCTTCCGCCAGGCCCTGGACGCCACCGGCCTCGTCGTGCCCATGGCCACGACGAACCTGTTCACCCACCCGGTGTTCAAGGACGGCGGCTTCACGGCCAACGACCGCGACGTCCGGCGCTACGCCCTGCGCAAGACCATGCGCAACATCGACCTGGCCGCCGAGCTGGGCGCCGAGACGTACGTGGCGTGGGGCGGCCGCGAGGGCGCCGAGAGCGGCGCGGCCAAGGACGTGCGGGCGGCGCTCGACCGTTTCAAGGAGGCGTTCGACCTGCTGGCCGAGTACGTCGTCTCGAAGGGCTACGACCTGCGCTTCGCGCTGGAGCCCAAGCCGAACGAGCCGCGCGGCGACATCCTCCTGCCGACCGTCGGCCACGCCCTGGCCTTCATCGAGAGGCTGGAGCGCCCGGAGATGTTCGGCGTGAACCCGGAGGTCGGCCACGAGCAGATGGCCGGGCTCAACTTCCCCCACGGCATCGCCCAGGCGCTGTGGGCCGGCAAGCTGTTCCACATCGACCTGAACGGCCAGAGCGGCATCAAGTACGACCAGGACCTGCGGTTCGGCGCGGGCGACCTGCGGTCCGCGTTCTGGCTGGTGGACCTGCTGGAGAGCGCCGGCTACGAGGGGCCGCGCCACTTCGACTTCAAGCCCCCGCGCACCGAGGACTTCGACGGCGTGTGGGCCTCGGCCGCCGGCTGCATGCGCAACTACCTGATTTTGAAGGAGCGCGCCGCCGCCTTCCGCGCGGACCCCGCCGTCCAGGAGGCGCTGGCCGCGGCCCGTCTGGACGAGCTGGCCACGCCGACGCTGGCCGAGGGCGAGACGCCGGAGGCGCTGCTGGCGGACCGCAGCGCGTTCGAGGACTTCGACCCGGAGGCCGCCGCCGCACGCGGGATGGCGTTCGAGGCGCTGGACCAGCTCGCCATGGACCACCTGCTGGGCGCTCGCGGCTGA
- a CDS encoding alpha/beta hydrolase, producing the protein MSVPEHVPPHAIDTGEPPGPGAGAPLLLVHGWGSDAEDWLPLLPRLAPRHRVIAVDLPGHGRTPDRPDRCSPPALADELAGLLRRLGTGAVVAVGHSLGGQVATALGVGHPELVRSVVTVATSFGGDPSLAQRMAAEQEALLREGAPWAVRWVGRAFNDRSPAAVRARHEALIATVDPLVLHRYRHVTYLAPGSLGLRPAADAYLRRRTRPTLAVHTSAEAAALDRETRTHPDSRTVLWEGIGHYAHEERPDDLAGLLLEWCAGPGGRTPGDAR; encoded by the coding sequence ATGTCCGTCCCGGAGCACGTCCCGCCGCACGCCATCGACACCGGTGAGCCGCCCGGGCCGGGCGCCGGCGCACCCCTGCTGCTGGTGCACGGCTGGGGCAGCGACGCCGAGGACTGGTTGCCTCTCCTCCCCCGCCTCGCACCGCGTCACCGTGTCATCGCGGTCGACCTCCCCGGACACGGGCGGACGCCGGATCGCCCCGACCGCTGCTCGCCGCCCGCGCTGGCGGACGAACTGGCCGGCCTGCTGCGCCGCCTCGGCACGGGAGCGGTCGTGGCGGTCGGCCATTCGCTGGGCGGCCAGGTGGCCACCGCGCTGGGTGTGGGCCACCCGGAGCTGGTGCGTTCCGTCGTCACCGTCGCGACGTCCTTCGGCGGCGACCCCTCGCTGGCGCAGCGCATGGCGGCCGAACAGGAGGCGCTGCTCCGCGAGGGCGCGCCCTGGGCCGTGCGCTGGGTCGGCCGCGCGTTCAACGACCGCAGTCCGGCCGCCGTCCGCGCACGCCACGAGGCACTGATCGCTACGGTCGATCCGCTGGTGCTCCACCGCTACCGGCACGTCACCTACCTCGCGCCCGGCTCGCTCGGGCTCCGCCCGGCAGCCGACGCGTACCTGCGCCGCCGTACCCGGCCGACCCTCGCCGTGCACACGTCCGCCGAGGCCGCCGCCCTGGACCGGGAGACCCGTACGCACCCGGACTCGCGGACCGTGCTGTGGGAGGGCATCGGCCACTACGCGCACGAGGAGCGCCCGGACGATCTCGCCGGCCTCCTGCTGGAGTGGTGCGCCGGACCCGGCGGCCGGACACCCGGCGACGCCCGCTGA
- a CDS encoding ROK family transcriptional regulator: MKRTSRDIRTANRHRILRQVIAESPVSRPRLARGSGLSLATVATLVGELLDLGLLVEAGHEDSGGGRPRGLVAVNPRGGALVGVDLTDTHVHVEVVDTALRVLARARAPYRPAGRAPAEAAREVARVMRAAVARAGRVRVLGAGIGVPGSVERDGGVLVHAPAWGWHHVPLLALLREHVPYRLYLDSPLRTCVVAELWWGAAREVDDAVVVSLGTCVGAGLALGGTPYRGAGGGAGEWGHTTLVPEGRPCRCGRLGCVEAYAGASGIVRSLRERAPDSAPVRAGDPASALGALAEACAAGDPWARHVVAHTAGLLGSAITDLVNLLDPGLVVLTGWVSRALGTALLDPVRETVARYALPRAGPGGTGVVLSRVPANPVSLGAAALALEGLLGGVPAVASARAVSAAHSAR, encoded by the coding sequence GTGAAACGCACCTCCCGCGACATCCGCACGGCCAACCGCCACCGGATCCTGCGGCAGGTCATCGCCGAATCCCCCGTGTCCCGTCCGCGTCTCGCGCGCGGCAGCGGCCTCTCCCTGGCGACGGTCGCCACCCTCGTCGGGGAACTGCTCGACCTCGGCCTGCTGGTGGAGGCCGGCCACGAGGACTCCGGCGGCGGCCGGCCGCGCGGCCTGGTCGCCGTGAACCCGCGCGGCGGCGCACTGGTCGGGGTCGACCTCACCGACACCCACGTGCACGTCGAGGTGGTCGACACCGCGCTGCGCGTCCTCGCCCGCGCGAGAGCGCCGTACCGTCCCGCCGGCCGCGCCCCGGCCGAGGCGGCGCGGGAGGTCGCCCGGGTCATGCGCGCCGCGGTGGCCCGCGCGGGCCGGGTCCGCGTGCTGGGCGCGGGCATCGGCGTCCCCGGCTCCGTGGAGCGGGACGGCGGCGTCCTCGTCCACGCACCCGCCTGGGGATGGCACCACGTCCCCCTGCTCGCCCTGCTGCGCGAGCACGTCCCGTACCGGCTCTACCTCGACAGCCCGCTGCGGACCTGCGTCGTCGCTGAGCTGTGGTGGGGCGCCGCGCGTGAGGTGGACGACGCCGTGGTCGTCAGTCTCGGCACGTGCGTCGGTGCCGGGCTCGCGCTCGGCGGCACGCCCTACCGGGGCGCCGGGGGTGGGGCAGGCGAGTGGGGGCACACGACGCTCGTCCCGGAGGGCCGCCCCTGCCGGTGCGGCCGCCTGGGCTGCGTCGAGGCGTACGCCGGGGCGTCCGGCATCGTGCGGAGCCTGCGGGAGAGGGCGCCCGACAGCGCGCCGGTCCGGGCCGGTGACCCGGCCTCGGCCCTCGGGGCGCTCGCCGAGGCGTGCGCCGCCGGGGACCCGTGGGCGCGGCATGTCGTGGCGCACACCGCCGGCCTCCTCGGCAGCGCCATCACGGACCTGGTGAACCTCCTCGACCCCGGCCTCGTCGTCCTCACCGGCTGGGTGTCCCGCGCCCTCGGCACGGCGCTTCTCGACCCGGTGAGGGAAACCGTCGCCCGGTACGCGCTCCCCCGTGCCGGACCGGGCGGCACCGGGGTCGTCCTCAGCCGTGTCCCGGCCAACCCGGTGAGTCTCGGCGCCGCCGCGCTCGCCCTGGAGGGCCTGCTCGGCGGAGTACCGGCGGTCGCCTCCGCCCGCGCCGTATCCGCCGCGCACTCCGCCCGCTAG
- a CDS encoding TerC family protein — MDVSLTMWVLTVVALSAFIAVDFFFGRKPHEVSLREAGTWTIVWIVLACLFGLGLLVFAGGQPSGEFFAGYVTEKSLSVDNLFVFVLIMAKFSVPTQYQARVLMVGVLIALVLRACFIAAGAALISTFSWVFYLFGAFLVWTAWKLIQEARADEEDEEFEENRFLKMVERRFPATDQYHGTRMTIRENGRRLMTPMLIVMLAIGSTDILFALDSIPAIFGLTEDPYIVFTANAFALMGLRQLYFLIGGLLRKLVHLSYGLSIILGFIGVKLFLHALHESGVHVPEISTALSLGVICAVLAVTTVTSLYATRGERAREHTDSSV; from the coding sequence GTGGACGTGTCGTTGACCATGTGGGTGCTGACGGTGGTGGCGCTGAGCGCCTTCATCGCGGTCGACTTCTTCTTCGGGCGAAAGCCCCACGAGGTCTCCCTGCGGGAGGCGGGCACCTGGACGATCGTGTGGATCGTCCTGGCCTGCCTCTTCGGCCTCGGACTGCTCGTGTTCGCGGGCGGCCAGCCGTCGGGCGAGTTCTTCGCCGGCTATGTCACCGAGAAGTCGCTGAGCGTCGACAACCTCTTCGTCTTCGTGCTCATCATGGCGAAGTTCTCGGTGCCGACCCAGTACCAGGCGCGCGTCCTGATGGTGGGCGTCCTGATCGCCCTGGTGCTGCGGGCGTGCTTCATCGCCGCCGGCGCCGCGCTGATCTCGACGTTCTCGTGGGTCTTCTACCTCTTCGGCGCCTTCCTCGTGTGGACCGCCTGGAAGCTGATCCAGGAGGCCCGCGCCGACGAGGAGGACGAGGAGTTCGAGGAGAACCGCTTCCTCAAGATGGTCGAGCGGCGCTTCCCCGCCACCGACCAGTACCACGGCACGCGGATGACCATCCGGGAGAACGGGCGCCGCCTCATGACGCCCATGCTGATCGTCATGCTCGCCATCGGCAGCACCGACATCCTCTTCGCGCTCGACTCGATCCCCGCGATCTTCGGTCTCACCGAGGACCCGTACATCGTCTTCACGGCCAACGCGTTCGCCCTCATGGGCCTGCGCCAGCTCTACTTCCTCATCGGGGGCCTGCTGCGCAAGCTGGTGCACCTCTCCTACGGCCTGTCGATCATCCTCGGCTTCATCGGCGTCAAGCTCTTCCTGCACGCCCTGCACGAGTCGGGCGTGCACGTGCCCGAGATCAGCACCGCCCTCTCGCTGGGCGTAATCTGCGCCGTCCTCGCCGTGACGACCGTGACCAGCCTGTACGCCACGCGCGGCGAGCGGGCGCGGGAGCACACCGACAGCTCCGTGTGA